A window of Streptomyces broussonetiae genomic DNA:
GCCGAGCGCGTCGTCCTCGGTGTCGTAGCTGCGCAGGTACTCACCGGCCGAGGACTCGGTGTACTCGGGGTTGTCGGCCTGCATCAGCCAGTTGTGGCCCTCGGCCGAGTTCGTGCCGATGTCATAGGTGTTGTCGTAGAGCCCGAACTGCTCGGCCAGAGCATGCTGGTTGGGCGTCACGTTCTCGCCGAACTGCGTCAGCGACGGGTCGCCGTTGCCCTTGGGGATGTCGCCGTAGACCTGGTCGTAGGTCCGGTTCTCCTTGACGATCAGGAAGACGTGCTTGATCGTCGAGGGGTCGCCGAGCCGCGCCGGGACCGCCACCGGCCTCGCCTTGCTGTGCTTGTTCGCCAGCTGGACCGCGCCCTCGGTCCAGCCGTTCTGCTGGAACACCTTGCGGGTCTCGGAGCGGATGACCTTGTCGCTGGGCAGCGCGAACTGCGTCAGGCTCGACGTGGTGTCGTGGGTGCCGTGGCCGGCGCTGTCGGGGCGGCGGGCGTCGACACCACGGGTGTTGGAGACGACGACCGTCCTGCCCACGGTGGTGATCGCCGCGGGGAAGTAGTCGGTCGGCAGCAGGCCGACATAGCTGACCGGCTCCTGCGCGGAGGTGTACCGGTAGACGGCGACCGCGTTCGCGCGGCCGAGTGTCACCAGCAGGTGACCGTCGTCGGTGAGCGTCACCGCGTTGGGCTCGTAGCCGACCGACGCCTCCGGCCACGGCTGGGTGGAGATGGTCTGGACGACCTTGTCGTTCCTGGTGTTGATGACCGACACGTTGTTGTCGGCGGTGTTGGTGACGAACACCGCTCCGCTCTTGGCGTACACGGCGGTCGGGTGCAGACCGACGCCGATGGTGCCGACGGCGGCGGACGGGTTCGCCAGGTCGATGACGCTGACCGTCCCGGTGGTGGTGGCACCGGTCTTGGGGTTGGCCGGCACCTGGGTGCCGTAGGAGTTGATCGTGGTGTCGCCGGGCTTCGCCGCACGTCCGCCCTCGTTGCTGACGTAGAGCTTGTCGCCGACCTGGGCCATGCCGCGCGGGGCGTTGCCCACGGACCAGCTCTGCTTGACGGCGCCGGTCGCCGCGTCGATGGCGACCACCCGGTTCTGGCCGTTGACCGCGGAGTACACGGTGGAGCCGTCGGCGGAGAACACGGCCGCGCTCGCCAGGGCGTGCTTGTCGCCGTCGGCCGGGATGGAGACGGTCACCGGGTTGGCGAGGGTGCCGTCGGCGTTGACGGTGAACTTGGTGTAGCCGTCCGTCTGGCCGAGCCACAGCTGCTTGCCGTCGGGCGAGTACGTCGGACCTTCCTGGCCGACGGCGCCGCTCTTGATCCGCAGGTCGTCCGCCGCGTTGGTGCCGACCTTCTGCTTCACCTGCCCGGTCTTGAGGTCCACGAGGACGAGGGCCGCGTCGCCGTCGGTGACCGAGGCCGCGAGATGGCTGCCGTCCGGGCTGACCGTCGAGGACATGATCTTGCCGTCGTTGATGACGAGCCGGCTGCCGTACGGGTTGATGTACTGGTCGCTGGAGATGACCTGGCCCTTGTCGGTGACCTGGCCGACCTGCTCGGTGCCGAACTGGCGCGTCGAGGCCACCGCGGTGCCGGTGGCCAGCGCTGCCGTGGTGATGCATGCCGTGAGCAGTGTCGCCCGACGGCCGACACGTCTGCCGAGCAGGACGAAGTACTCCTTCTCGGCTTGCCGGCGACGGCGCGTTATCTGCATGACGTCATCCCTTCAGGGAGGTGTTGAGTAGGTCGACGTTGCCGTCGAACTGCCAGAGCGGGTTCGGTGCGTCTCCGGTGGAGGTGTGCATGAGGAAGTAGCCGTTCACTTCCTTGGGTCCGTCGCCGTCGGCCACGAACCGCCCGTCCGCGGTGATGTCGAGCTGGTAGATGGCCTGTCCCGTGGTCTGGGTACCGGGCAGATGCCAGGAGACGACGCAGCGCCAGTCGTTGCCCGCACCCTCGGCGCCGTCCTGCACGTCTCCCTTGGTGCAGGCCGCGGAGGACCTCAGCTGTGCCTCGGTGACGGCGGGCCGGTTGAGCTGGGAGGTCTGCATCCGGTAGAGGTGGGCGAAGGCCGTGGCCAGCGAGCGCTGCACCTTGTCCTGCCGGATCCCGGAGCCGCTGGTCACTCCGGTCACCGCCGTGACGACCGCGACCGTGACGGCCACCAGCCCGGCGAGCGGCAGGAGCCCGGCCGTGAGCGCACGGCGTGCCGATCCGTCGTCGCTGAGATTGGTGAAGTCGCGCCGCAGGAACAGCAGATAGGCGATGAGCGTCGCGGTCACGGCCCACACGAGGCTGACCACGATGCCGATGGCGAGCGGTCCGAGCTGGGCGGGACTGGTGAACACGCCGTTCCAGGCGATGAACGCCCAGCTGGGCAGGGCGAGTCGAACGGCGACGGGCAGCGGCAGCATCTGGGCGAGCTGCATCGCGAGCGCGACGACCGCGGGCAGCAGCAGACCCATCGGTGACCGCCCGAGCACGACCGACCCGAGGAGTCCGATCCCGGCGAGGGCCAGGGTCGGGGCCAGCACACAGGCCCAGGCGAGCAGGACACGGCCGGCGGCGTCCCCCGGGGAGAGCAGCCGCCCGTCGAGTCCGACCAGCGGATGGTTGCCGACCGCCACGAGCCCGCCGGCGGTGCTCGAGGCGGCCAGGCCGATCACGAGCAGCAGGATCACGGTGAGGGACGCCAGTGCCTTCGCCACGAAGATCCGCCGCGGTGAGCGGACCGCCACCAGCAGGTGGCGCCAGGTGCCGAGCCGGTCCTCGGAGGCGAACACGTCACCGGCCACCACCGAGGTCAGCAGCGGCAGCGCCCAGGTTCCGGAGAAACCGAGGATCACCAGGGGTCCGGCCCAGCCCGTGGCGAGCATCCAGCGGCCGAAGAGGGTGTCGGAGGGCAGCGTGCTCTGCTGGCCGACTCCGGCGACGAAGAGCGCCGGGGCGATCCAGCACGCGAGAACCAGCAGCCGGATCCGCCACTGCGAGACGAGTTTGACCAGTTCGAAGCGGTAGCCCCGGGACACCGAGACCCGGCCGGTGCCGGCCGTGCGGTCGGGGGCGACGACGGTCGCGGTCATCGGCCGGCCTCCTGCTGCTCGGCGCCGTTCCGCTGCCGGTCGGCATCTGTCTCGCGCCGTTCGCCGGCGGACTTCTGCTGTTCGGTGAGGGCGAGGAACGCGGCCTCGAGCGGGGACACCACGGGGGCGAGTTCGCGCAGTGCGATGCCCGCGTGCACGAGCCGTACGACGAGTTCGTCGAGGTCGGGCACCAGCGCCCGGACGACGAGCGCCTCGGCGCCGGGGCCGTCCACCGTCCGGATCCCGGGCGCCCCGGTGGCCAGTCGGCGGGCGGCCTGCGGGTCGGAGGTGACGAGCCGGTAGTCGAGTTCGCGGTTCTCGGCGGCCAGTTTGCCCAGCGGACCGGAGAAGACGACTCGTCCCGTGGCGAGAATGGTGACTTCGGAGCACAGGGCCTCGAGGTCGTCCATGCGGTGGCTCGAGAGCACGACGCCGGTGCCCTGGGCGGCGAGTCGGCTGAGGACGCCGTGGACGTGTCTCTTGCCGGCCGGGTCCAGGCCGTTGGACGGCTCGTCCAGCACGAGCAGCCGGGGCCTGGTGAGCAGGGCGGCGGCGAGCCCGAGCCGTTGGCGCATACCCAGGGAGAAGCCACGGGTCTTGTCGTCGGCGACGTCGGTGAGCCCGACCTGGTCGAGTGCGGCGTCGATGCCCGCCGTTCGGGCATCGGCACCGCGGAGCCTGGCCAGCGCGGCGAGATTCTGCCGTGCGGTGAGCGAAGGGTAGAGTCCCGGGCCGTCCACGAAACCGGCGACCGAGTCCGGAGCGGCGTACGCCCGTCCGACCGGCGTACCGAGGATCTCCAGGCTCCCGCTGTCGGCGACGGCCAGCCCGAGCAGGAGGCCGAGCAGGGTCGTCTTGCCGGCGCCGTTCGGTCCGACCAGGCCGTGGATCTGTCCCTGTGTCACATCGAGGTCAATGCCGTCGAGCGCGACGACGTCGCCGAAACACTTGGTGATCCCACGCGCCCGGATCGCGAGGAGTGTGTCCATGAGCCCCTTCCTTCACAAGCCTCAAGGAGGTTAGGGAGGACACACAACGGTGACAGGGGTGGCCAGTTGAACGCCAGGGGAACGGCAGCCGTCCGGCGCACCCGCTCCGGATGGCGCTTCGCGTGCCGATCGATCCCCAACTGGCTTATGTGTAAGGGTGGTTGTGCTGACGTCGGGTCGTCGACAGGGGCGGGTGGGCGGTCGGCCTGATGCCGTGGTCCCGCTTGAGGCGGGCCATTTCGAACAGGGCGATGGCCGTGACCGTCACCGGGGCGCCGAGGATGAACAGGATGCCCAGCTTCGGCCCGAGGCCGTGCAGGTCTCCGGTGAACAGATCGGGCAGGGACAGCATGACCCCGACCGTGAGCGGGGTGAGAAGCAGCAGGACTCCCGAGGCGACCGGCAGGTTCTGCAGCATCTCCCCGACGGCGAAGCCACCCTCGACGAAGGTGTAGACGCCGACGGCGGCCACGGTCCCGGCGGCGACACGGATCCGCTTGAGCTGTTCGACGGACGCGTCGAGCGGCTCGGGCACCCAGGCGGGGTGGAACACCGCCCGGGCGGCGTGATGGGCCTTCAGGTAGTTCCGGCCGCTTGGCGGGCGTCGGTGCGGTTCCTCCGCACGCCGACCACTGCACTCTCCCCCGAGTCGTACGCCACATGATCATCGGCGAGTCTACGGGAGCGGACGGCCGGCACCCTTCTCGTTCATGTACACGAACTCGGCACACATGGGTGTACGGGCAGCCGGTCGCCGTGCCAGACTCGCTCAACACCTCTGCCGCACCACTGAGTTGGAGGCCGCCCATGAGCATTTCCCGGCGTACCGTGCTCGCCGTGGCAGCCGGCGCCACGGCTGGTGCCGCCACTCCGGCACAGGCCGCGCAGACGTCCGCAGAGCGGGAGCCGGACACCTCTGCCGACGCGCTCGAGGCGGCCGCCGACTACGCGGTGGAGAAGCTGCGCGCCGTCGCGCCGGGGGTGAGCGCCTTCCCGGTCGGCACGAAGTTCGAGAAGTGGGTCTTCTCGAAGGACGGCGACTGGGTGGGAGGGTTCTGGCCGGGCACCCTGTGGATGGCGTATCTGCGCAGCGGGGACGACATGTTCCGCACTCTGGCGCTGGACTCGGCACGCAAGCTCGCTCCCCGCCGGTTCGACACCACCACCCACGACCTCGGCTTCCTCTTCTCTCCGTCCTGGGTCACCGCCTGGCGGCTGACAGGCGACGACACGTGGGGCGCGGGCGCCGTACAGGCGGCCGACTCGCTGATCCAGCGCTACAACCCGCGTGGCCGCTTCATTCGGGCCTGGGGAGCGCTGAACGATCCCCAGAACGCGGGCCGGGTCATCATGGACACCTTGATGAACCTCGATCTGCTGGCCTTCGCGAGCCGGCGGACGGGGGACGGAAAGTACCTCGACGTGGCCGTGGCCCACGCCGAGACGGCGCAGCGGTACTTTCCCCGCCCGGACGGCTCGACTCCCCATGTCTTCGACTTCGACCCGGACACCGGCGCGCCGATCGGCCCGAACACGGTCCAGGGCTACAGCCCTTCCTCCTGCTGGTCGCGTGGACAGGCCTGGGGCATCTACGGATTCACCACCATGTACCGCCGGACCGGTCACCGGCCGTTCCTGGACACGGCGCGCAGACTCGCCGACTACGCGACAGGAGTGCTGACCCCTGACGCCGTGCCGGTGTGGGACTACCGCGCGCCGCAGCAACCCCACGACGTCAAGGACGCGTCGGCGGGCGCGGTGACGGCCTGCGGGCTGCTCGACCTGTCCGCCGCGACCGGCAGTCCGCAGTACCGGCGTGTCGCGCTGCGCATCCTCACCGCGCTCTCGGAGACCTGCCTGACGCGGAGATCGGCCCGCGCGGAGGCCATCGTCGCCCGCTGCACCCGCAACCGCCCTGCCGAGGACGGGATCGAGGTCTCGCTGCCCTACGCCGACTACTACCTGCTGGAGGGCATCCTGCGCGTGCTGCAGCCGAAGGACGTCGACCGGGCCATCGACTTGTCGACGGCAGCGGCGCGGATCAACGGCTGAACGGGTCAGCCACGGGGTGCTCCATCGCACCGGCCTCCAGGAGGAGCATGCGGGCCAGGCCGCGTGCCTCCTGCGGGGTGAGTGCCGCCCAGACGCCCGGCTCGCCGCTGCGGTCCTCCCCCACGGCCAGGGCGATCCGGCCCACGGGCCGCTCCGGACGTCCGAGGTGCAGGCGCCGTACCTCGATCCTGCGTCCGCACATGGTCACGAGACGAGGTTCGCCCGCGTGGCCGTCCTCGGTCCTTCCCAGCCGGCCGCCGTCTGCCGTCGCCATCTGTCCCACGCTCCTTCGCAGGTCGGTTCCGGCCGGAACCGTCGCTGTCAGGAGCAGCGCACGGGGTGCCGGAATTGTTCCCGCTCGGCCCATGACTGAAGGAAGCCGCAGGTCAGAGAAGCTGTCTTTCGACGTCGGGCCACTGGGTACGGCACACAGGTGCCGGTGTTCCGGTCGATCCGCAGCCGGTGACCGGGGGCCCGGGCGGGGCGGCGGGGCCGTCGAGGCGGCCGATGCCGATGGGGGTGGCGGCGCGGGAGTTGGTGAGGTCGAGGCCGACGGAGCGGACGAGGCGGTGGGCGTGGCGGATCCCGCGACCGAGGCCGAGGGCGAAGGTCCGGCCGCGCTCGCCCCGGCCGCCCCGGTGCCGGGTGGCGGCGAGCGCGGTCCACAAGTCGCGCAGCGCCTGCGGTGTTTCGGACACCTGGACGTGGCCGGGGCGGGCGAACGCCTCCTCGGTGTTCCCGGGCGCCCACTGGCGGCACTTCCTCAACCCGGTACCTGCTCCTGCCGCGTGTCGTGGCCGTGACCTCGCTGCGCACCGCGCCGCACACGGTGCCTGAGCCGAGGACTTCGCCGTGCGCGCGCCCGGCAGGCCGGTCGTCCGCTCGCGGGACCGGGCGGGCTTCGTCCTCAACACCCTGGGCCGTGCCACCCGTGGGCCCTGCCGCCACTGCTCCAACGGATGCCCGAGACAGGGATGTCGGGGTCGCCGGGCCGGTCGGGGGATCCATGCGCGCGACCAGGACCGAGCACCCCGGCACGCGCATGGGATCCTGCGTGGTGAACCCGAGGAGGAGGCAGTGCACCTGCGCGACGTCTTGCCGGACGATGTCGATGCCTACGTCCGGATGCGGTGTGACCCGGTGATGATGGCCGACCTCGGCGGGCCCCTGCCCCGTGCGGGGATGGCGGACAAGGTCCGCAGGGATGCGCAGGAGGCGGCCGCCGACCTCGCCTGGCTCAAGATGATCGTCCCCGACCCGGACCGCCCCGACGTGGTGGCAGGGACGGTGACCCTCTGGTCCCACGGCACCGGTACCGGACCGATCTCCGAGATCGGCTGGATGGTCCTGCCGGAATTCCAGGGGCGGGGGCTGGGCAGGCGTGCCGTCCGTGCCCTCCTGGAGCAGGCCCGGGACCAGGACCGGTGGGGACTCGTGCATGCCTTCCCCGCGACAGGCAACGCGGCCTCCAACGGCATCTGCCGCTCGGTCGGCTTCCGGTTCCTCTCGGAGATAGACGTGCCCTTCGCGGGGCGGGTCCTCAGGGGCAACCACTGGGTCGTCGATCCGCGGACGGACCTCAGACGACAGGACCCGTGACGTCGGCTCCCTCTCGCCGGGAGCCCTGCGCGTCTCGCCGTGCCATCCGCATGACGGACATCACCCACCGCATCCGCTGCCGGGACCGTGGGCTGTGCGGTGCAGCTGGTTCGCCCCGTCCGCCAGGCGGGATGCGTCGCAAGAGGGAACCCGGTGCTCGCCGACGCCGGCATCCATGAAGTGCCCACCGGCGACTTCTCCCACTACGACCATTTCTCGACACCACCGTCATGGTCGGTGCCGTCCCCGCGCGGCACCGGGCCGCCGTCGAAGCGGACGCCCTGGACGGCTGCTTCGCCATGGCACGCGGCACACAGGGCGTGGTGCCGCTGGAGATGACCAAGTGGTTCGACACCAACTACCACTGCCTGGTGCCCGAACTGGGCCCGGACACGGTGTTCACCGCCGACTCGGCCAAGCAGGTCGCCGAGCTGACGGAGGCCCTCGCTCTGGGC
This region includes:
- a CDS encoding bifunctional YncE family protein/alkaline phosphatase family protein, which translates into the protein MQITRRRRQAEKEYFVLLGRRVGRRATLLTACITTAALATGTAVASTRQFGTEQVGQVTDKGQVISSDQYINPYGSRLVINDGKIMSSTVSPDGSHLAASVTDGDAALVLVDLKTGQVKQKVGTNAADDLRIKSGAVGQEGPTYSPDGKQLWLGQTDGYTKFTVNADGTLANPVTVSIPADGDKHALASAAVFSADGSTVYSAVNGQNRVVAIDAATGAVKQSWSVGNAPRGMAQVGDKLYVSNEGGRAAKPGDTTINSYGTQVPANPKTGATTTGTVSVIDLANPSAAVGTIGVGLHPTAVYAKSGAVFVTNTADNNVSVINTRNDKVVQTISTQPWPEASVGYEPNAVTLTDDGHLLVTLGRANAVAVYRYTSAQEPVSYVGLLPTDYFPAAITTVGRTVVVSNTRGVDARRPDSAGHGTHDTTSSLTQFALPSDKVIRSETRKVFQQNGWTEGAVQLANKHSKARPVAVPARLGDPSTIKHVFLIVKENRTYDQVYGDIPKGNGDPSLTQFGENVTPNQHALAEQFGLYDNTYDIGTNSAEGHNWLMQADNPEYTESSAGEYLRSYDTEDDALGHQKSGFLWSGVQAAGKSVRDFGEFQQFLTKPSGASWQNLYCDAKNMAATGQGTAYPLNSSSPIPSLNSVSVPGFPKFDTSVPDVYREQIWKQDFEKNGPANLNMFWLSSDHTGGPASPAAQVADNDLATGRIVDEISHSKYWKDSAIFVVEDDSQAGLDHVDGHRAPIQIISPWAQHDTVDSHYYSQITMIRTIEQILGVHPMNQKDSAATPMRGAFTQHPDYTPFTALPNRTSLTDGLSTPPSCGVDSPAKQDTKAALVPATKVPADKQSLVSQWNTWKSKQRLTGPNAVPDYANPAQMNHLTWYETHNWTKPYPGENRIYAPNDVPGAYIPSAENDG
- a CDS encoding short-chain fatty acyl-CoA regulator family protein codes for the protein MRKCRQWAPGNTEEAFARPGHVQVSETPQALRDLWTALAATRHRGGRGERGRTFALGLGRGIRHAHRLVRSVGLDLTNSRAATPIGIGRLDGPAAPPGPPVTGCGSTGTPAPVCRTQWPDVERQLL
- a CDS encoding glycoside hydrolase family 88 protein, which gives rise to MSISRRTVLAVAAGATAGAATPAQAAQTSAEREPDTSADALEAAADYAVEKLRAVAPGVSAFPVGTKFEKWVFSKDGDWVGGFWPGTLWMAYLRSGDDMFRTLALDSARKLAPRRFDTTTHDLGFLFSPSWVTAWRLTGDDTWGAGAVQAADSLIQRYNPRGRFIRAWGALNDPQNAGRVIMDTLMNLDLLAFASRRTGDGKYLDVAVAHAETAQRYFPRPDGSTPHVFDFDPDTGAPIGPNTVQGYSPSSCWSRGQAWGIYGFTTMYRRTGHRPFLDTARRLADYATGVLTPDAVPVWDYRAPQQPHDVKDASAGAVTACGLLDLSAATGSPQYRRVALRILTALSETCLTRRSARAEAIVARCTRNRPAEDGIEVSLPYADYYLLEGILRVLQPKDVDRAIDLSTAAARING
- a CDS encoding GNAT family N-acetyltransferase, whose protein sequence is MHLRDVLPDDVDAYVRMRCDPVMMADLGGPLPRAGMADKVRRDAQEAAADLAWLKMIVPDPDRPDVVAGTVTLWSHGTGTGPISEIGWMVLPEFQGRGLGRRAVRALLEQARDQDRWGLVHAFPATGNAASNGICRSVGFRFLSEIDVPFAGRVLRGNHWVVDPRTDLRRQDP
- a CDS encoding ABC transporter permease, which translates into the protein MTATVVAPDRTAGTGRVSVSRGYRFELVKLVSQWRIRLLVLACWIAPALFVAGVGQQSTLPSDTLFGRWMLATGWAGPLVILGFSGTWALPLLTSVVAGDVFASEDRLGTWRHLLVAVRSPRRIFVAKALASLTVILLLVIGLAASSTAGGLVAVGNHPLVGLDGRLLSPGDAAGRVLLAWACVLAPTLALAGIGLLGSVVLGRSPMGLLLPAVVALAMQLAQMLPLPVAVRLALPSWAFIAWNGVFTSPAQLGPLAIGIVVSLVWAVTATLIAYLLFLRRDFTNLSDDGSARRALTAGLLPLAGLVAVTVAVVTAVTGVTSGSGIRQDKVQRSLATAFAHLYRMQTSQLNRPAVTEAQLRSSAACTKGDVQDGAEGAGNDWRCVVSWHLPGTQTTGQAIYQLDITADGRFVADGDGPKEVNGYFLMHTSTGDAPNPLWQFDGNVDLLNTSLKG
- a CDS encoding ABC transporter ATP-binding protein, with translation MDTLLAIRARGITKCFGDVVALDGIDLDVTQGQIHGLVGPNGAGKTTLLGLLLGLAVADSGSLEILGTPVGRAYAAPDSVAGFVDGPGLYPSLTARQNLAALARLRGADARTAGIDAALDQVGLTDVADDKTRGFSLGMRQRLGLAAALLTRPRLLVLDEPSNGLDPAGKRHVHGVLSRLAAQGTGVVLSSHRMDDLEALCSEVTILATGRVVFSGPLGKLAAENRELDYRLVTSDPQAARRLATGAPGIRTVDGPGAEALVVRALVPDLDELVVRLVHAGIALRELAPVVSPLEAAFLALTEQQKSAGERRETDADRQRNGAEQQEAGR